The following are encoded in a window of Halosolutus halophilus genomic DNA:
- a CDS encoding DUF7563 family protein has translation MPICTRCESQVSLDFARVYGDGDGTVDWCPRCRTG, from the coding sequence ATGCCGATCTGTACACGATGTGAGAGCCAGGTCTCGCTCGATTTTGCGCGCGTCTACGGTGACGGCGACGGAACAGTCGACTGGTGTCCGCGGTGTCGAACCGGGTGA
- a CDS encoding preprotein translocase subunit SecD codes for MNVKDTIVSNWRVLLLVVFVTFAVVALFIPGGVFAEQGPEGEPAANESAQAADDDGWTNLVYGLGLDGGTRISAPVVGVTAEDVELTDSADPSTLEGDIAAELDVEATDVRVEPAEGGGYTAEVFVKNVSTDQLASALDSADSAADYGEVRDGVTQSTRDDTVQAIDSKINEAGLTGGDVSERSGTTPHIVVEVPERGDDMNEQELRELLTERGVVTVVAYYPENGTQVNETVLERDDFDSIGFAAYDDQRDQHYVSVTLTDEAASEYQAKMNEYGFTGEGVGQCGIHDRQTGEFNFDHEDDQWCLVTEVDGEPVDAHSMGGDLARGMQDGTFENDPSFRMIVPTQGDAHSLSVNLRAGSLPAPLDFDKGEVFSITPALADDYKIYSLLIGLLSVVTVSGVVYLRYTNARVAAPMILTAMSEVVILLGFVALIRMPLDLSHIAGFIAVVGTGVDDLVIIADEVMDEGDVSSRRVFESRFRKAFWVIGAAAATTIIAMSPLAVLSLGDLQGFAIITILGVLVGVLVTRPAYGDILEYLLTDR; via the coding sequence ATGAACGTCAAGGACACGATCGTCTCCAACTGGCGCGTCCTGCTGTTGGTCGTCTTCGTGACGTTCGCAGTGGTCGCGCTCTTCATCCCCGGCGGCGTCTTCGCCGAACAGGGCCCCGAGGGAGAGCCGGCGGCGAACGAGAGTGCGCAGGCCGCCGACGACGACGGCTGGACGAATCTCGTGTACGGGCTCGGACTCGACGGCGGAACGCGGATCAGCGCGCCCGTCGTCGGCGTAACCGCCGAGGACGTCGAACTGACCGATTCCGCCGACCCGAGCACACTCGAGGGCGACATCGCCGCGGAACTCGACGTCGAAGCGACGGACGTGCGCGTCGAACCCGCCGAAGGCGGCGGATACACCGCCGAGGTGTTCGTGAAGAACGTCTCCACGGACCAACTCGCCAGCGCGCTCGACAGCGCCGACAGCGCCGCGGACTACGGCGAGGTCCGGGACGGCGTCACCCAGTCGACGCGCGACGATACGGTCCAGGCGATCGATTCGAAGATCAACGAAGCCGGGCTGACGGGTGGCGACGTCTCGGAACGATCCGGCACTACCCCACACATCGTCGTCGAGGTCCCCGAACGGGGCGACGACATGAACGAACAGGAACTGCGGGAACTGCTCACCGAGCGGGGCGTCGTGACGGTCGTCGCGTACTATCCCGAGAACGGAACGCAGGTCAACGAGACCGTCCTCGAGCGGGACGACTTCGACTCCATCGGCTTCGCGGCCTACGACGATCAACGGGACCAGCACTACGTCTCCGTCACGCTCACCGACGAGGCCGCGTCGGAGTACCAGGCGAAGATGAACGAGTACGGCTTCACCGGCGAGGGCGTCGGCCAGTGTGGAATCCACGACCGACAGACCGGCGAGTTCAATTTCGACCACGAGGACGACCAGTGGTGTCTGGTCACCGAAGTCGACGGCGAACCCGTCGACGCCCACAGTATGGGCGGCGACCTCGCACGGGGAATGCAGGACGGTACGTTCGAGAACGATCCCTCGTTCCGGATGATCGTCCCCACGCAGGGCGACGCCCACTCGCTGTCGGTCAACCTCCGCGCGGGCAGCCTCCCCGCGCCGCTGGATTTCGATAAGGGCGAGGTGTTCTCCATCACCCCGGCGCTGGCCGACGACTACAAGATCTACTCGCTGCTGATCGGCCTGCTCTCGGTGGTGACCGTCAGCGGCGTGGTCTACCTGCGGTACACGAACGCCCGGGTCGCCGCGCCGATGATCCTCACGGCCATGTCGGAGGTGGTGATCCTGCTCGGCTTCGTCGCGCTGATACGCATGCCGCTGGATCTCTCACACATCGCCGGGTTCATCGCCGTCGTCGGGACGGGGGTGGACGACCTCGTCATCATCGCCGACGAGGTGATGGACGAGGGCGACGTCAGTTCGCGGCGTGTCTTCGAGTCACGCTTCCGCAAAGCGTTCTGGGTCATCGGTGCCGCCGCGGCGACGACGATCATCGCCATGTCGCCGCTGGCCGTGTTGAGCCTCGGCGACCTCCAGGGGTTCGCGATCATCACGATCCTCGGCGTCCTCGTCGGGGTGCTCGTCACCCGCCCGGCCTACGGTGACATCCTGGAGTACCTGCTGACCGATCGCTGA